Below is a window of Mycobacterium dioxanotrophicus DNA.
CAGGCCCCGGTAGGAGGCGCGGCCACCGCCGCGGGCCACCGACTTGGACACGATGTTGGACGACGTGTTGGGCGCCAGGTGCAGCATCTTGGCACCGGTGTCCTGGTGCTGCCCCTCGCCCGCGAACGCCACCGAGAGCACCTCGCCCTTGGCGTGCTCGCCGGTCATCCACACCGCCGGGTACTTCATGGTGACCTTGGAGCCGATGTTGCCGTCGATCCACTCCATGGTGGCGCCTGCTTCGGCCCGGGCCCGCTTGGTGACCAGGTTGTAGACGTTGTTCGACCAGTTCTGGATGGTGGTGTACCGAACCCGTGCGCCGGGCTTCACCACGATCTCGACGACCGCCGAGTGCAGCGAATCCGACTTGTAGATCGGCGCGGTGCAACCCTCGACGTAGTGCACGTAGGAGCCCTCGTCGGCGATGATCAGCGTCCGCTCGAACTGGCCCATGTTCTCGGTGTTGATCCGGAAGTACGCCTGCAGCGGGATGTCGACGTGCACGCCCGGCGGCACGTAGATGAACGACCCGCCCGACCACACCGCGGTGTTCAGCGCGGAGAACTTGTTGTCGCCGGCCGGGATCACGGTGCCGAAGTACTGCTTGAAGATCTCCGGATGCTCGCGCAGGCCCGAGTCGGTATCCAGGAAGATGACGCCTTGCGCCTCAAGGTCTTCGCGGATCTGGTGGTACACCACCTCGGACTCGTACTGGGCCGCCACACCGGCAACCAGCCGCTGCTTCTCCGCCTCGGGGATGCCGAGGCGGTCGTAGGTGTTGCGGATGTCCTCGGGCAGTTCCTCCCAGGACGCGGCCTGCTTCTCGGTGGACCGCACGAAGTACTTGATGTTGTCGAAGTCGATGCCCTCGAGGTTGGAACCCCAGTGCGGCATCGGCTTCTTGTCGAACGTGCGCAGCGCCTTCAGCCGGCTCTCCAGCATCCATTCCGGCTCGTTCTTCTTGCCCGAGATGTCACGCACGACGGCCTCGGACAGGCCGCGTTGCGCACTGGCGCCCGCGGCATCGGAATCCGACCAGCCGTAGCCGTACTTCCCCAGTGACGCGATGGCCTCTTCCTGGGTCAGTGGCGTATCGGGCGTGATGGTCATGTCGACGCTCCTTGGTTGTTGGTGATGGCGGTTCGGGCGTGGGCCGCGCTCCGAACATCGGACGAATTGTCGGTGTCGAGTGGAACGTGGGTGGTGCAGGCGCAGTCACCGTTGACGATGGTGGCCAGCCGCTGGACATGGGTTCCCAGGATTTCGGCGAACGCCTCGCGCTCCGTCTCGCACAGTTCGGGGAATTCCTCGGCGACGTGCGACACCGGGCAGTGGTGTTGGCAGATCTGCACACCGCGCACGGGCCCGCTGACCGGATTGGTCGTGGTCGCGTAGCCGGCCTTGGTCATCGCCGCCGCGACGCGGTCGGCGGTTTCGGCCACATCACCGGAGCCAGCGGTGACCCCGGCCAGGATGGTGTCGATGCGCCTGCGGGCGAACGTCCGGACCGCATCCTTGCCGCCGATCTCGCGCAGCTGTCGGATGGCCGCCACCGCCAGATCGTCGTAGGTGTGCCCGAGCTTGGCCCGCCCGGCCGACGTCAGCCGGTAACGCTTGGCCGGCCGGCCGCGGCCGTTGTGCTGCCAGGGCGCCGCAGCACTGGCCTGTGCATCGCCTGCGTCGATGAGGGCGTCGAGATGGCGGCGCACCCCCGCGGCCGAGATGCCGAGCCGGTCGCCGATCTGGCCCGCGGTGATGGGACCCTCGAGCAGCAACTGGATGATGGCCCGGCGGGTTTGTCCGTCAGAGGCGGGCACGACGTCGCCAGCGGCCGCCGGCGAGCCGGCAAAACCAGCTGAAGCCGGCACGCCGGCAACGCCGACAGGGGTCGGCGTACCGACCCCAGCCTTGCGCGTACCGTCCGAGCGGATTTTCACAACACCATTGTGACGGAATTCGGCGACAGGTTCTAGCAAGGGTGGCCTTACGTGACCTGGGCCACTCGCGCGCGCCCTCGCCGACCCGGACCACTCGATCCTGGCGGTTACTCTGCTCTGATGGCCAGCCGCCTGTCGTCCTTCAGCTCGTCGATCGCCCGGTGGCACGGCGACGAACGTGCGGTCGGCTCCCCACTGAACGACGCCGAGGTCGTCGCGCTGCGCCGGACCAGGCTCTTCGGCGCCACCGGCACCGTGCTGATGGCCATCGGGGCGCTGGGCGCAGGCGCTCGCCCGGTGGTGCAGGATCCGACGTTTGGGGTACGGCTGCTCAACCTGCCGTCCCGGATCCAGACGGTGTCGCTGACCATGACCACCACCGGTGCGGTCATGATGGCGCTCGCGTGGCTGATGCTGGGCCGGTTCGCGCTGGGCCCCCGCCGCATGTCCCGCAGCCAGCTCGACCGCACGCTGCTGCTGTGGGCGCTGCCGCTGCTGATCGCCCCACCGATGTACAGCAAGGACGTCTACTCCTACCTGGCCCAGAGCGAGATCGCGCTGCTCGGGCTCGACCCGTACCGCGTGGGCCCGGCCACCGGCCTCGGTCTCGACCACGTCTTCACCCTGTCCGTCCCCAGCCTGTGGCGCGAGACGCCGGCCCCCTACGGTCCGCTTTTCCTGTGGATCGGTCAGACCATCTCGGGAGTGACCGGCGAGAACATCGTCGCGGCCGTGCTGTGTCACCGCCTGGTCGTGCTCTTCGGCGTCGGCCTCATCGTGTGGGCCACCCCACGGCTCGCGCACCGCTGCGGCGTCGCCGAAGTCAGTGCGCTGTGGCTGGGGCCGTGTAACCCACTGCTGTTCATGCACCTGGTCGCGGGCATCCACAACGAGGCGCTGATGCTGGGCCTCATGCTCGCCGGCACCGAGTTCGCGCTGCGGGGGATCGATTCGAGCCACCCGCTGCTTCCGCGACCGTTGGCCTGGCCACACGGTTCGGCCGAGTGGGTCCGCTGGCGACCGATGGCGATGCTGCTCCTCGGCGCGGTGCTCATCACGATGTCCTCGCAGGTCAAACTCCCGTCGCTGCTGGCGCTCGGGTTCGTCGCGATGGCCCTGGCGTGGCGCTGGGGCGGCACCGTCAAAGCGTTCTTCCTCGCGAGCTTCTCCTTGGGCGCGGTATCGCTGGTGGTGATGGCGATCATCGGCTGGGCCAGCGGGCTCGGGTTCGGCTGGCTGTTCACCCTGGGCACCGCGAACGTCGTGCGCAGCTGGATGTCGCCGCCGACCCTGCTGGCCCTGGGCACCGGCCAGGTCGGCATCCTGCTCGGGCTCGGCGACCACACCACCGCCGTCCTGGCGTTGACCCGCGCGATCGGCGTCTCGATCATCGCCGTCGTCGTCACCTGGCTGCTCCTGGCAGTCATGCGTGGCCGGCTACATCCGGTCGGCGGCCTCGGCGTCGCCCTCGGAGCGACCGTCCTGCTATTCCCGGTGGTGCAGCCGTGGTACCTGCTGTGGGCCATCGTGCCGCTGGCCGCGTGGGCCACCCGCCCCGGCTTCCGCGGCGCCACCATCGTGCTCACACTGGTCGTCGGTATCTTCGGGCCCACCGCCAACGGCGACCGGTTCGCGCTGTTCCAGATCGTGATGGCGACGCTGGCGAGCACGGTGATCGTCCTCATCCTGATCGGGCTGACCTGGCGCCGGTTGCCCTGGCGCAAGCTGCCCGACACCACCACCAGCCCACCAGCGGCACCGGCCACCACCTCCGACGCCTACGCTGAGTCCCCGTGAACTCGCGTTCCGACGCTTCGCCGACTGATACACCCGTGCTGCTGCGCGGCGTCACCAAGCAGTACGGCACGACGACAGCGGTATCCGGCCTCGACCTCGAAGTACACAAGGCCGAGGTGCTGGCCCTGCTCGGCCCCAACGGGGCAGGCAAGACCACCACCGTCGAGATGTGCGAGGGCTTCATCCGGCCCGACGGCGGCACCATCGAAATCCTGGGCCTGGACCCCGTCGGCGACAACGCGCGGCTGCGTGAGCGGATCGGGGTGATGCTGCAGGGTGGCGGCGGATATCCGGCGGCGCGGGCCGGCGAGATGCTCGACCTCGTGGCGTCGTACGCGGCCAACCCACTCGATCCGGCCTGGCTGATGGATACCCTCGGCCTCACCGAATCGGCCCGCACCACCTACCGGCGGCTCTCCGGCGGGCAACAGCAGCGGCTGGCGCTGGCATGCGCCGTGGTAGGGCGCCCCGAGCTGGTCTTCCTCGACGAGCCGACCGCGGGCATGGACGCGCACGCGCGAATCGTGGTGTGGGAGTTGATCGATGCCCTGCGCCGTGACGGCGTGACAGTGGTGTTGACCACGCATCAGCTGACCGAGGCCGAGGAACTCGCCGACCGCATCGTGATCATCGACCACGGCGTGGCGGTGGCCACCGGCACGCCCGCCGAACTGATGCGCACCGGCGCCGAAAACCAGCTGCGGTTCAGCGCGCCCCGCAAGCTCGATCTGTCGCTGCTGGTCGGCGCATTACCGGAGAACTACAAGGCCAGCGAGACCGCACCGGGCGAATACCTCGTCGAGGGCTTTATCGACCCGCAGGTGCTGGCCACCGTGACGGCGTGGTGTGCCCGGCTCGACGTGCTGGCCACCGACATGCGGGTGGAGCAACGCAGCCTGGAGGACGTGTTCCTGGACCTCACCGGCCGCGAGCTACGGGGCGGCTGACGAGCGCTCGCGCGAGGAACTGACGACGATACGGACGACATGACGGACAACGAGATGACCACGACCAACCGTTTCGAACCCGGGACGTTCTCCCCCGATCCGCGGCCGGCCGGCGTGCCGAAGATGCTGGCCGCGCAGTACGGGCTCGAGCTCAAGCTGCTGCTGCGCAACGGCGAGCAGCTGCTACTGACCATGTTCATCCCCATCACACTGCTGATCGGCCTGACCCTGCTGCCGCTCGGGTCGTTCGGGGACCACCGCGCTGCGGCGTTCACCCCGCCGATCATGGCGCTGGCCGTGATCTCCACGGCCTTCACCGGGCAGGCCATCGCCGTGGCGTTCGATCGCCGGTACGGCGCGCTCAAACGACTCGGCGCGACGGCGCTGCCGGTGTGGGGCATCATCGCGGGCAAGGCGCTGGCCGTGGTCACGGTCGTCTTCCTGCAGGCGATCCTGTTGGGTGCCATCGGTGTCGCACTGGGTTGGCGGCCGCCGGTCGCGGGTCTGGCGCTGGGCGCGGTGATCATCGCGCTCGGCACGGCCGGGTTCGCGGCATTGGGACTGCTGCTCGGCGGCACGCTCAAGGCGGAGATCGTGCTGGCGTTGGCGAACCTGTTGTGGTTCGTGTTCGCCGGGTTGGGCGCGCTGACGCTGGAAGGCGGCCTGGTGCCGTCGGCCCTGCAGTGGGCCGCGCGGCTCACCCCGTCGGGTGCCCTCACCGAGGCGCTGACCCGTGCGATGTCGCTGTCGGTGGACTGGTTCGGCATCCTCGTACTGGTGGTGTGGGGCGCCGTCGCGGCCGTGTGCGCCATGCGCTGGTTCCGATTCACCTGATGCGCCGGGCGGCCCCTACTACGAGCTGTAGTTCCGGTTCATCTACGATCAGCCCGTGACCGTCGGACGTCTTTTTCTGCGACTGGTCGATCTGCTGCCACTACCGAGCCTGCGGGTCCAGCGCATCATCGCGTTCCTGGTGATCCTCACCCAGGGCGGCATCGCGGTGACCGGCGCGATCGTCCGTGTGACCGCCTCGGGTCTGGGTTGCCCGACATGGCCCCAGTGCTTCCCCGGCAGTTTCACCCCGGTACCGCACGCCGAGGTCGCCGTGGTGCATCAGGCCGTCGAATTCGGCAACCGGATGATCACTTTCCTGGTGGTGTTCACCGCGATAGCCGCCGTGCTGGCCGTCACCCGGGCCCGGCGCCGCCGCGAGGTGCTGATCTACGCGTGGCTGATGCCGGCCTCGACGGTGGTCCAGGCCATCATCGGCGGCATCACCGTGCGGACCGGCCTGCTGTGGTGGACC
It encodes the following:
- the sufB gene encoding Fe-S cluster assembly protein SufB, giving the protein MTITPDTPLTQEEAIASLGKYGYGWSDSDAAGASAQRGLSEAVVRDISGKKNEPEWMLESRLKALRTFDKKPMPHWGSNLEGIDFDNIKYFVRSTEKQAASWEELPEDIRNTYDRLGIPEAEKQRLVAGVAAQYESEVVYHQIREDLEAQGVIFLDTDSGLREHPEIFKQYFGTVIPAGDNKFSALNTAVWSGGSFIYVPPGVHVDIPLQAYFRINTENMGQFERTLIIADEGSYVHYVEGCTAPIYKSDSLHSAVVEIVVKPGARVRYTTIQNWSNNVYNLVTKRARAEAGATMEWIDGNIGSKVTMKYPAVWMTGEHAKGEVLSVAFAGEGQHQDTGAKMLHLAPNTSSNIVSKSVARGGGRASYRGLVQVNKGAHGSRSSVKCDALLVDTISRSDTYPYVDIREDDVTMGHEATVSKVSEDQLFYLMSRGMTEDEAMAMVVRGFVEPIAKELPMEYALELNRLIELQMEGAVG
- a CDS encoding helix-turn-helix transcriptional regulator, translated to MPASAGFAGSPAAAGDVVPASDGQTRRAIIQLLLEGPITAGQIGDRLGISAAGVRRHLDALIDAGDAQASAAAPWQHNGRGRPAKRYRLTSAGRAKLGHTYDDLAVAAIRQLREIGGKDAVRTFARRRIDTILAGVTAGSGDVAETADRVAAAMTKAGYATTTNPVSGPVRGVQICQHHCPVSHVAEEFPELCETEREAFAEILGTHVQRLATIVNGDCACTTHVPLDTDNSSDVRSAAHARTAITNNQGAST
- the mptB gene encoding polyprenol phosphomannose-dependent alpha 1,6 mannosyltransferase MptB, with amino-acid sequence MASRLSSFSSSIARWHGDERAVGSPLNDAEVVALRRTRLFGATGTVLMAIGALGAGARPVVQDPTFGVRLLNLPSRIQTVSLTMTTTGAVMMALAWLMLGRFALGPRRMSRSQLDRTLLLWALPLLIAPPMYSKDVYSYLAQSEIALLGLDPYRVGPATGLGLDHVFTLSVPSLWRETPAPYGPLFLWIGQTISGVTGENIVAAVLCHRLVVLFGVGLIVWATPRLAHRCGVAEVSALWLGPCNPLLFMHLVAGIHNEALMLGLMLAGTEFALRGIDSSHPLLPRPLAWPHGSAEWVRWRPMAMLLLGAVLITMSSQVKLPSLLALGFVAMALAWRWGGTVKAFFLASFSLGAVSLVVMAIIGWASGLGFGWLFTLGTANVVRSWMSPPTLLALGTGQVGILLGLGDHTTAVLALTRAIGVSIIAVVVTWLLLAVMRGRLHPVGGLGVALGATVLLFPVVQPWYLLWAIVPLAAWATRPGFRGATIVLTLVVGIFGPTANGDRFALFQIVMATLASTVIVLILIGLTWRRLPWRKLPDTTTSPPAAPATTSDAYAESP
- a CDS encoding ABC transporter ATP-binding protein, with the protein product MLLRGVTKQYGTTTAVSGLDLEVHKAEVLALLGPNGAGKTTTVEMCEGFIRPDGGTIEILGLDPVGDNARLRERIGVMLQGGGGYPAARAGEMLDLVASYAANPLDPAWLMDTLGLTESARTTYRRLSGGQQQRLALACAVVGRPELVFLDEPTAGMDAHARIVVWELIDALRRDGVTVVLTTHQLTEAEELADRIVIIDHGVAVATGTPAELMRTGAENQLRFSAPRKLDLSLLVGALPENYKASETAPGEYLVEGFIDPQVLATVTAWCARLDVLATDMRVEQRSLEDVFLDLTGRELRGG
- a CDS encoding ABC transporter permease — translated: MTTTNRFEPGTFSPDPRPAGVPKMLAAQYGLELKLLLRNGEQLLLTMFIPITLLIGLTLLPLGSFGDHRAAAFTPPIMALAVISTAFTGQAIAVAFDRRYGALKRLGATALPVWGIIAGKALAVVTVVFLQAILLGAIGVALGWRPPVAGLALGAVIIALGTAGFAALGLLLGGTLKAEIVLALANLLWFVFAGLGALTLEGGLVPSALQWAARLTPSGALTEALTRAMSLSVDWFGILVLVVWGAVAAVCAMRWFRFT